A single Trachemys scripta elegans isolate TJP31775 chromosome 20, CAS_Tse_1.0, whole genome shotgun sequence DNA region contains:
- the MECR gene encoding enoyl-[acyl-carrier-protein] reductase, mitochondrial isoform X1 — protein sequence MRLAKGLGLVRGARPLLGTFLRPRAAVAAAPARSQALVYERHGEPARVLQLKDLERAELGHSGVHVKMLAAPINPADINMIQGTYPLLPDLPAVGGNEGVGQVVEVGSHVTSLKPGDWVIPADAELGTWRTDAVFSEETLVKLPRDIPLLCAATLSVNPCTAYRMLADFETLGPGDSIIQNAANSGVGQAVIQIAAALGIKTINVIRDRPNLQEVVDRLTSLGADHVITEEMLRKPEMKDLFKKVPKPRLALNCVGGKSTTEMLRHIQQKGTMVTYGGMAKQPLTVPVSAFIFKDVKLRGFWMTQWKKDQTQNKDRLTGMILTLCDLIHKGQLTAPACTQVPLKDYQIALEASMKPFISSKQVLAM from the exons ATGCGGCTGGCGAAGGGGCTGGGGTTGGTCCGCGGGGCCCGGCCCCTCCTGGGCACCTTCCTGCGCCCCCGGGCAGCTGTGGCGGCGGCCCCGGCCCGCTCCCAGGCGCTGGTCTATGAGCGGCACGGGGAGCCGGCCCGGGTTCTACA ACTAAAGGATCTAGAGCGAGCTGAGCTAGGCCATTCTGGGGTTCACGTGAAGATGCTGGCAGCCCCTATCAATCCAGCAGACATCAACATGATCCAAG GAACTTATCCCCTCCTCCCCGACTTGCCTGCAGTAGGAGGGAATGAAGGTGTTGGACAAGTGGTGGAAGTTGGCAGTCATGTGACTTCTCTGAAGCCTGGGGATTGGGTTATCCCAGCAGATGCAGAACTTG GAACGTGGCGGACGGATGCAGTGTTCAGCGAGGAAACCCTGGTGAAACTCCCACGCGACATCCCTTTGCTGTGTGCTGCCACCTTGAGCGTCAACCCCTGCACAGCCTATCGGATGCTGGCTGATTTTGAGACCTTGGGGCCAG GTGATTCCATCATCCAGAATGCAGCCAACAGTGGCGTGGGACAGGCTGTTATTCAGATTGCAGCAGCTTTAGGCATCAAAACAATCAATGTGATCCGAGATAG ACCCAATCTCCAAGAGGTGGTAGACAGACTGACATCCCTTGGTGCAGACCATGTCATCACAGAAGAGATGCTGAGAAAGCCAGAGATGAAAGACTTATTTAAG AAAGTCCCAAAGCCCCGGTTAGCTCTGAATTGCGTTGGAGGGAAAAGTACTACTGAGATGCTGCGCCACATACA ACAGAAAGGGACCATGGTTACATATGGCGGGATGGCAAAGCAGCCTTTGACTGTCCCTGTG AGTGCATTCATCTTTAAGGATGTGAAGCTGCGTGGGTTTTGGATGACCCAGTGGAAGAAAGACCAAACCCAGA ACAAGGACAGATTGACTGGGATGATTCTGACCCTGTGTGATCTTATTCATAAGGGGCAGCTCACTGCTCCAGCCTGCACACAGGTCCCACTGAAGGACTACCAAATTGCCCTGGAGGCCTCCATGAAGCCGTTCATCTCATCTAAACAGGTACTCGCCATGTGA
- the LOC117868283 gene encoding transmembrane protein 244-like: MAFQSGSVPGSKTILIHLLLCLVTFYTVYYMIGSICSGVFRLDTFDGLIPFEFNTEPSHSNPKYLVNLLSMELTYFTSGLLFAVLLKRWVWDYAITVTLLHVALTSAVMEQFPLVWHWWLALGSGLFIMIFSGQLVTHFACPDSSDPTLDSYCHS; the protein is encoded by the exons ATGGCCTTCCAAAGCGGCAGTGTGCCAGGCAGCAAG ACCATCCTCATTCACCTGCTGTTGTGCCTGGTCACTTTCTACACCGTCTACTACATGATTGGAAGCATCTGCTCTGGAGTTTTCAG gctGGACACATTTGATGGACTTATCCCCTTTGAATTTAACACAGAACCATCTCACTCAAATCCCAAATATCTGG TGAATTTGCTGTCCATGGAACTGACCTACTTCACCAGTGGCCTTCTCTTTGCTGTTCTGCTGAAGCGATGGGTCTGGGACTACGCCATCACTGTCACACTCCTCCACGTGGCACTGACATCTGCAG TGATGGAACAATTCCCTTTGGTGTGGCACTGGTGGCTAGCACTTG GCAGTGGCCTCTTTATCATGATTTTCAGTGGACAACTTGTGACCCACTTTGCTTGCCCTGACTCCAGTGATCCCACTTTGGACAGCTACTGCCATTCTTGA
- the MECR gene encoding enoyl-[acyl-carrier-protein] reductase, mitochondrial isoform X2 — protein MLAAPINPADINMIQGTYPLLPDLPAVGGNEGVGQVVEVGSHVTSLKPGDWVIPADAELGTWRTDAVFSEETLVKLPRDIPLLCAATLSVNPCTAYRMLADFETLGPGDSIIQNAANSGVGQAVIQIAAALGIKTINVIRDRPNLQEVVDRLTSLGADHVITEEMLRKPEMKDLFKKVPKPRLALNCVGGKSTTEMLRHIQQKGTMVTYGGMAKQPLTVPVSAFIFKDVKLRGFWMTQWKKDQTQNKDRLTGMILTLCDLIHKGQLTAPACTQVPLKDYQIALEASMKPFISSKQVLAM, from the exons ATGCTGGCAGCCCCTATCAATCCAGCAGACATCAACATGATCCAAG GAACTTATCCCCTCCTCCCCGACTTGCCTGCAGTAGGAGGGAATGAAGGTGTTGGACAAGTGGTGGAAGTTGGCAGTCATGTGACTTCTCTGAAGCCTGGGGATTGGGTTATCCCAGCAGATGCAGAACTTG GAACGTGGCGGACGGATGCAGTGTTCAGCGAGGAAACCCTGGTGAAACTCCCACGCGACATCCCTTTGCTGTGTGCTGCCACCTTGAGCGTCAACCCCTGCACAGCCTATCGGATGCTGGCTGATTTTGAGACCTTGGGGCCAG GTGATTCCATCATCCAGAATGCAGCCAACAGTGGCGTGGGACAGGCTGTTATTCAGATTGCAGCAGCTTTAGGCATCAAAACAATCAATGTGATCCGAGATAG ACCCAATCTCCAAGAGGTGGTAGACAGACTGACATCCCTTGGTGCAGACCATGTCATCACAGAAGAGATGCTGAGAAAGCCAGAGATGAAAGACTTATTTAAG AAAGTCCCAAAGCCCCGGTTAGCTCTGAATTGCGTTGGAGGGAAAAGTACTACTGAGATGCTGCGCCACATACA ACAGAAAGGGACCATGGTTACATATGGCGGGATGGCAAAGCAGCCTTTGACTGTCCCTGTG AGTGCATTCATCTTTAAGGATGTGAAGCTGCGTGGGTTTTGGATGACCCAGTGGAAGAAAGACCAAACCCAGA ACAAGGACAGATTGACTGGGATGATTCTGACCCTGTGTGATCTTATTCATAAGGGGCAGCTCACTGCTCCAGCCTGCACACAGGTCCCACTGAAGGACTACCAAATTGCCCTGGAGGCCTCCATGAAGCCGTTCATCTCATCTAAACAGGTACTCGCCATGTGA